From the Coffea eugenioides isolate CCC68of chromosome 1, Ceug_1.0, whole genome shotgun sequence genome, the window TAAGGATCGTCACGTTTCTTTGCATGCTTCTCAGTTCAGCATTGATGGCAGACACCTCCGCCGCGGGTCTAATGCTGACGGGGGCGGTACTTGACGGGGCGGGATCGGGAACTTCAAACCCCGTTGCTCGAGCAAACTCATCACACCAGCCAATGAACGTTCGACAGGGCCTCTGCAATAGAACCACGTTAGCAATCTGAAATATTTGTTCGGAACAGTTGTACCGTGGAACTTACCAGGGCGTTAGCGCAGCGATAGTAGTGGCGCCCCCTGTTTGCTTCAGACTTCCAGACAACGCGAACTGCACAGCTTCGACCACAATTGCAATATAATGTAGGCCAGACCGTGCTATTGGCCGACCCGGCTGAAGACGAAGAAGCCATTCGCAAAGGTTTATCTCCTCCGGTACACCGCCTAACTTTATCCCTGCCAAACACAAGCTGAAGCGCCGCTCCCACGGTGTCCACGGACACCGCCCTTAACAATAATTTGGGGGTTGGAAGGAAGGAATAGGTTTTACTTCACAGTAGTCAACACATTTGTTTGCTCCTTATGTTGACGTTTCGGAACGAATACAGTAAAtatgaataatgtcacaaatttgtccctgaggtttctgacactttcactggCAACCCCTGAGCTTCTCAAGatttcactgacctcccttAATTTTAAGTTTTTTGTAACAATGCAGTCCAAATCTGATTACAATATTATTTTCATCTGTGAGAaggtatttttatatattttgtaTGCCCCGTTTGGTCCTTGTATTGGTAGaagattgaaagaaaaataaattattggAATGATTACTGAAGTTGAGGGGTTATAAgtacaatacaaaaaaattgtagAGGTCCGGATGTGCCAGGAAAATTGCCGATTTTCACAAATTTAAAGTCACCTTGTAGGTTACCTATTTACCATAAAATAAGTGACTAATTAGACTAATTAAATGGAAGAAACTCGTAATAGTGGAAACCTATACAAAACGGATATATTACTGGGcaatcaccttttttttttttactttcacgtatttaaatcatgttaaatacaaaacctattacttttcctttcgtaaaaatattagtatatcaccttttaaattttacttacgCTAAGTAATTGCCAAAAGTATCTGGCGGTTGGTAATTACATTTAACTAgaattttgcaaaatttaatATCTACTGAAGgtgattaaaaaattattactcGTAGGCGGCAATAGAAGAAGTAATTTGGCGCCAATTTGTGAAAGTTAAATTTATGAAtttaacataccagctctttatggctctTTATTGGTTTTTTATGTGTAAAATACCGGCtttttatgggaaacataccaggTCTTTATATCCAAATTTTGGTTACATAGCggccaaaggaaaactagtatgttttgtaccaactttttatgggcaaCATACTACCTCTTTATAGCAGCAAATACTGGCCAAGACAGAACTAGTATGGTTTTTATTAGGAAACATTGAACATACAACGCATACTATACCAGCGCTGAATGGGAAACTGGCATGTTTTGTAGTACGATTTGTCTCCGCTTTTTTGCTGgcaacataccagctctttatagggAAAATGGGTTTAATAGCGGGCAAAAGGAAACCCGACGTCTGTTTTCTGTGTAACATAAAtcaaatatgtgaaagttacataaaataaaaaatgttatGAAACAACAATTTGTGAGTAGAGGTCCCTACGTATtcccaagaggattaattcatGAAATATTGCTATAgtatgtatagaagttacaatccattaTAGGTACAATCCTGTACTCATTTTCTCTCataattgaattgaattatagtatttcatgaattttagtttataacaaaaaaaatacataatCATATTATAATAGAGAAAAGGCTTACAAAGGataaacaccagctctttattaCTTTTAACCCACTTGGCGAATAAACACCGGCTCTTTATGCCTCTTCTCAATTAATGGGTGACAGACTCCACAAATACATCCGTGGCAGCATACGAGGAGTCAGGCTTGCGGGAGTATATGCATTCAACATCACCTTTTGCCCTTTCGGTTGCCATTTCACCCGCCGGACCTCTCTGCCAAATCTGTGATAGCGACCATTTCCCATACCAGCTCTGGTTGCCGACCCATTACAGCTACGAACTAAGGCTCCCTGTTTATCACTGTGGAAGCTCCTTTGCTCTGCGATGAACGTCGACCAATTTACGATGTAGGTGTACATCGTGACTGTTCATGGTCCCTTGCTACCGGTGTTTTGTTACGGTGCGTATGAAATAACCGTATTGGAATAATACGTTGGTCGGTTTGTAAAATTGTTTCGGATGACTGTTTTTTGACGACAGAATGTTGCGTCGTTTGCAGGAGAAGTTGTGCCTTTCCAAATTTCTGTTCGTTTATCGCTACGGTTACTCGGTCTCCCACAAACAGGGCTATATATTACACCTTATCAATCATTATTGGATTTGATTAGGAAGTAGGTGTTGTTTGAAGTTTACTCCATTCTTGGGCGTTCGACGGATTCACTCGACTGTGGCCAGTAAAAGAAATTAACCGGACATGGCCAACGAACAAAAAGGGCGTTCAACAACCTGCATCCTGTCCCTTCCGACCGAGGTGCTATCCGAGGTGCTTGCACGTGTCGCATCTTGTTCATCCACTGATCTTTTCCGGGCAAAACTATGGTTCGTTCTGGTATTGGTGATAGAAACAGGAAGAGGCGTTTAAAATATATGACATGTTACAATCGTTTGCGTTTAATGGATCATTTCTCTTATTTTGCAGCTGTAAGTTGTTTTACGAAGTTTCGGAAGCAGACAACATTTACCACCGGGTGTCAATGGATAAGTTTGAAATCGTGCCGTGGTCAAAAAACGACCAAGTGTCGAGGTTCTTGAAGAAGTGTAGAGAAAGCAAAAATCCAGAAGCCTTGTATCGAAAAGGAGTGGTAAGCATTGGGCCGAAGTCCCGTTTGCTCGAAATTTTCTAGACTAAGCTGAGGTCATCTATATCATTTGAACTTGATGATGATTTTGGTCTGCACACTTTACCCCAAAACGTATATATACAACAGGTTACTGCAGCTTTCTGCCCCAGTAAATAATTATTGTCCCGCCGCCTTGGATGTTCACGAAGcactttttttgattttttcgtTACTATTTCCCCGATGACTTTTACGGAAGAGTGTAATATCAACCTTGCACTGTTTAGGTTGATTATTTTACGGACAAGCATGAGGACTCAGCATTGGAATGCCTGGAAGAAGCTGCCAATTCAGGCCATGCGGATGCGGCATATGCGTTGGGAATAATTTACATCTTTCTTGGTGGGGACGAGTTAAAGCGCAAAGGTATGCGACTGCTGAGCGGGTTGAAGAAATCCAGAATTCTGAAAGCCAAACAATTTCATCCTCGTCACAATTTGCGAGCGCTGCTGAGGATGATATGGGTCAAGAACCCTTTGTTTCTAAAGCCAACGCCCATTTGTTGTGCCATGACACACGAGAGGAAAACATCTTCATGGCCTATGGATGCCGATGACGTGGAGGAGGAGAGTACATGTGAAGCCTGCGCTTGCGATGAAGAAATTGGAGCAATTTGTGCTGCCCTACCTTATCGTTAGTGTATAAGATTGAATGTTGACAACTCCTTTTGATGCACAAATTTGTCACCATGGTGTACAAATTAATTATGTTTTTTCAGTAAATTGACCGCTACTTCTTACTCTGTTAATATTACTGGTATGAAAAGCTAAATAGCTTATCTTCAATATGTTCTGTTCTGTAAAGTATCACTTTACGTCAattgaccagctctttatgactttcctccattataagaacagagtacccattttgccataaataaagttttttatcgggtaaaaaaaaataaaatccattTACGTTAATTGACCAGCTCTTTATTGCTCTACTTCATTATActtcattataagaacagagtacccagtttttcgtaaaaaaaattttttgttgggtttaaaaaaaaattctaagcAATTTACGTCAATTGACCAGCTCTTTAtttctttcctccattataagaacagagtacccatttttccataaataaaatccaaacatcgggtaaaaaaaaaatgatttacaataattgaccagctctttatggctttcctccattataagaacagagtacccatttttagataaataaaattttgtatggggtaaaaataaaataaaatcgaTTTACATTAattgaccagctctttatgcctttcctccattataacaacggagtacccatttttccataaataaaTTGTTCACTCCgatgaaataaaaatttaatcgaTTTACGTTGATGTTTCtgaactctttatggctttcctccattataacaaCAGAGTACACTCTCGGACAtaactaaatttatttatcggaaaaaatgtaaaaaataaacTCGATTTACAATAAAAGACGGACCTTTATATGGCTTTCCTTTACAATAAAGTCGATTTAcgtaaacaaatttatttatgggattaaatgaaaataaacaagTTCCTGAATAAAACACGAGCTCTTTTTGGCTATCGTCCATAAAGATAATGTTTCTGATTTTTCCATAAGCTaattcaggggaggtttgtgaaagtATCCCTTataatatatgtgtatataatattaataaattatataaatacataattacATTTGTTATTATGAATAGATTGTAATATAACCCCTTGTAATTTGCCTTCCGCATAACCCGCTTCGGAATAGACGCTGGAATACCGAATCGGGTTTATCTTGATTTGACCAAATCGGGTTTGCCTCCCCTCCACGCCCGTCCCCGCCTGATCAATTATCCCACAAAAAGCTCGTCTTTGCTGAACTTCTCATACTTTCTCCTGTTTAGCCCATTAAAAGCTCCGTTGTTGTGtaaacacacttgaaaagcttcGGTTTAAActttcccccctccccccctTCTGAAATTTGGAGCAGTTCAGGCGGCAAGGTCCAAATAAATCGGATTTTTCGCGTTCGGTTCCTCTGTTGCTCAACGTACTCAACAATTGAACCGCAGCCCGAAGCAAGCATAGGCAGTAAAATGGAGGCCTGTATGAGTCTTCCAGTGTATGCAGGCATGTGGGTCGACGTACAAGCTCTCGCTGGTGAGTGTATCGATATCACGGAATATCTTAATgcccaaaatttgttaaatttgcTGGGAAATAATGACAAGTGCTATGATGCAATGGTTAGGGAATTCTATGCTAACTGTAGGGCAAATAAGCAGAAGTCTGTTCTGCGTTCAGTGGTTAGGAATGTACACATGGAATTGTCTGCTGAGGTTTTGTGTTCAGAGTTTGGGTTGGTTGACAGTGGATACACTGTTGACTATAGACGGATTAGCGCAAAGAATGTAGATAAGGTTGCTGTGAAGGGGTACAATGAcctagaatttcttggagagatTCGGCTAAATGGTTACAGAGTTATGAACTTGGGCAAAAAGAATAAGTTTTATGCGCCGTATATGAAAGTGGTCCCACGGCTGTTACATCTGATAATAACGCATAGCATTGTACCTAAAGCCGGAAGTATCACTTCCGTTAGTGCATTAGAAAGAGTTATACTGTGGCATATGTTACACAAACAACCTGTAAACATAGGCAATTTGATCATTGCAACTATGCTCAACAGGATTAGGAAGATTAAGAGCAGGGAGAATAAGAGAACACATCTCCCTTTTGGTATGTTGCTGACCAGGCTGTTTAGGCGCTTTGATGTGCCATTCTTGGCTGACCATGTTGACAAAGGATTTTACGGCCACAAAATGGGAGTATCGTACATCAAAAGACTGGCAGTCAAAGGTGAAGATGGTGGTTGGATGTGGAAGAAATCCTATACCTCTGATGCTGTCATTGGTCAGAATGGGGACGCGAATAGAAAACTTGTAGAAATAAAAGAGATGGATAAGCAGGGGAAGTGTGCTGGGGTCGAGGTGCGGCCGGTTGTGGGGGAAAAAGCACACCTTGAAGAAGTTGTCATActatatgaacagaccagaaaAGGGGCAACTGTATGTGACATTGTTATTTTACTCCTTGTTTCTTCTTCTCGATGGCAACCCAGGAGGATAACCCAATATTTGTATGACTAGGTTGTGGATAAAGTGAAACAAATTTTACAAGGGGTTGGTGCCATCAAAGTGAAGGACTGCGGATTTGAGACATTGCCATTTCTACAAGATGTAAGACATGCTCCTGCGCTTTCCTGTAATCCCCTTTATATATGCTAATACCTTAATTTATTGTCCAGTGTCTACCACAAACTTCCGGCGTACCACCTGATGAATTGAAAGAAGCCGTATGCTTTCATGTCAGACAACTCGTCCCGCAGATGTATGTTAAACTATCGGTACTGTCAATGGCTAACAATGGTCTCGCTTTCATCTCTTTATTGTAATCATGTCAATCATTGTTCACAGCTGTGCCAGTACACTAGATAGGCAGCATCTCTTTGATATTACTAGAGAAGAACTGGAGCAAGTGATGCTTCAGGAGACATGTCTCAGTGACAAAGTAAGTTTTTTATGCGATTGCACAGGCCTACCTTGTTCACTGATCTCGCTTTGTATTTCCACTCTTATTCAATGTTTGAATTTGTTCCATTCTGTGAAGGTTGTGACCCAGTACCTTCACTTACTCCAGAAACAATATAAGCAATTTGTTTTCTTCAATCCTATGTTTTGGGTACGTAATGTTAAATTATTGTATGTGCTGTTGTGCCTTGCAAAATGTGGAACTAATACTTGCTTCTCAATCACTTCGTTGTAGCTGAAATGTGTGTTAGACTATCCATGCATATCTCCCGCAACCAAAAAGCCATTCGTTGATCAAAGCAATGACGACTCCATGACAAATCCTGAAAAGGTAAACATTACCTATCATTCTCGCCTTAACATTCTTATACAATATGAGTAGCAGCTGCATGTTAGTGGAATTGGATTCAGCCTAATATGCCTTAGCTTTTAACACATTCGACATTGCTCGTTGTATGCGATTGCAGATTTTTTTCCCAATCATTTATTCAAATCATTGGTTGCTCATGATTGCACATGTCAAGGACAAAGAAGTGTACATTGTTGATTCTATGGACAATTACAAAAGCTTCTACCAAGGTTTGATGCAATCTGTGGTGAGTAAACATCGAAATCGTACCTTAGCTTCATTTCCGAAGAAGGTAACATATTTCTAACATTCGATACCTGCTGTATTTATTTCCTTCTTAGGAATGGATTTTGATGGAAATTTTCCACCAAAATCAACCCTGGACATTTATTCTTGTAAaacacaaactaaaacagacAGACGCGGCGAGTTGCGGGGTTTTCACCTTGAAGTTTGCGCAATGTTGGGCAAAGGGGTGTCGGCCACAATTTGTAAGTGCACAAGTATACAACCCCTTGTGGCAAGCTCACTTTATTGCGTCTGACATCATTTCTGAATGTATGTACAGCTTGATGCTGTCATTGCTAGAAAATTTATTGCCTGGGAGATCGCTTTGGGGAAACTTGCGGACCCGTTCGCTTATGCTGCGTTCCTGATAGAAAATAAACAGGCACATGAGGCTGTAACCAGAGGAGATTTGCAAAATGATGCTACC encodes:
- the LOC113771306 gene encoding putative F-box protein At1g67623; translated protein: MANEQKGRSTTCILSLPTEVLSEVLARVASCSSTDLFRAKLCCKLFYEVSEADNIYHRVSMDKFEIVPWSKNDQVSRFLKKCRESKNPEALYRKGVVDYFTDKHEDSALECLEEAANSGHADAAYALGIIYIFLGGDELKRKGMRLLSGLKKSRILKAKQFHPRHNLRALLRMIWVKNPLFLKPTPICCAMTHERKTSSWPMDADDVEEESTCEACACDEEIGAICAALPYR